The Gouania willdenowi chromosome 7, fGouWil2.1, whole genome shotgun sequence genome includes a window with the following:
- the LOC114466575 gene encoding membrane cofactor protein-like: MRTFWTLLLTFVSLRSGEGLQSCPAPPQYQHLNVTLDEMFRGRQWFRSGDKVSYDCAQDFTPIDGSHYVLCTDGLWNKLSLRCRKKSCGRVSDLPNGEFRYEGEPFIGAKVYAVCDKGYKCKGLNYTICQRSGWTGKFPSCVAEGETTCSTPTVANSVQPEVSVHQPGDNLTVTCDQGFQLVGEQLITCGADGQWEPLPPQCLLTPNVTTAPPGSCGMPSKFYNGNAELDEKYITKTFFSSGDKVYYTCPVGYKPAGGSISRRCEDGEWSPLKMTCERRLCGSAGQILNGQFMYSGVQFGDTATAVCDEGYILVGKATRRCRSEGWDGRVPECEGMVSNPSAYD; this comes from the exons ATGAGGACCTTCTGGACTCTCCTGTTGACCTTCGTCTCACTGAGATCTG GTGAGGGTCTCCAGTCCTGCCCCGCCCCACCCCAGTACCAGCACCTGAACGTCACACTGGATGAGATGTTCAGGGGCAGACAGTGGTTCCGCAGCGGGGACAAGGTTTCCTACGACTGTGCCCAAGATTTCACCCCGATCGACGGCAGCCATTATGTGCTGTGCACCGATGGACTGTGGAACAAACTGAGCCTCAGGTGTCGCA AAAAGTCGTGTGGCAGGGTCAGCGATCTACCAAACGGAGAGTTTCGATATGAAGGAGAACCATTTATCGGTGCAAAGGTTTATGCCGTGTGCGACAAAGG GTACAAATGTAAAGGCTTGAACTACACCATTTGTCAGAGGTCTGGATGGACTGGTAAATTTCCATCCTGTGTTG cagaggGAGAGACCACCTGCTCCACCCCGACTGTAGCTAACTCTGTGCAGCCAGAGGTCTCTGTTCACCAGCCTGGAGACAACCTGACCGTCACCTGTGATCAGGGCTTCCAGTTAGTAGGAGAACAGCTGATCACGTGTGGAGCTGATGGCCAATGGGAGCCTCTGCCTCCTCAATGTCTTCTTACTCCCAATGTTACCACAGCTCCACCTG GTAGCTGTGGCATGCCGTCAAAGTTTTACAACGGAAACGCTGAACTCGATGAGAAGTACATcacaaagacatttttctcCAGCGGCGACAAAGTCTACTACACCTGTCCTGTTGGATACAAACCGGCAGGCGGCAGCATCTCACGGCGCTGTGAGGATGGAGAGTGGAGCCCGCTGAAGATGACGTGTGAAC GGAGGCTctgtggctctgcaggacaGATCTTAAACGGACAGTTCATGTATTCTGGAGTCCAGTTTGGTGACACAGCTACAGCAGTGTGTGACGAAGG GTACATTCTCGTTGGGAAAGCAACCCGACGCTGCAGGAGTGAAGGCTGGGATGGACGTGTCCCAGAATGTGAAGGTATGGTTTCAAATCCAAGTGCATATGACTGA